The Petrotoga sp. 9PWA.NaAc.5.4 genome has a window encoding:
- a CDS encoding ABC transporter permease, translating into MIRALGANFKKTFIEFKRYFFNSAFSLLTTFIIFYLIFFGVKVVGGSAPNFGETIDGITVSYFMWIMFLASFQGVAYGIIEEAQRGTLEQLFMSPISFEFQMVFRMFGDFCFNIITIIPLMYFAAFTTGRTLGFDLITLLYLIILGSFCALSVGLIFGGMALIFKKISSFLQILTFVFLAILMFDLKNVWYRFLPMVQATSMMRKMAIEGTKFYQFPIEEHFILWIAAGAYLLLSLIIFKVFERRAMVLGTLGQY; encoded by the coding sequence TTGATAAGAGCTTTAGGTGCAAACTTTAAGAAAACTTTTATTGAGTTTAAAAGGTATTTTTTTAACAGTGCTTTTAGTCTTTTAACTACCTTCATTATCTTTTACCTTATATTCTTTGGAGTTAAAGTGGTTGGTGGTTCGGCACCCAATTTTGGGGAAACAATAGATGGAATTACTGTGAGTTATTTCATGTGGATAATGTTTCTTGCCTCTTTTCAAGGTGTTGCTTATGGAATAATTGAAGAAGCTCAAAGAGGGACTTTGGAGCAACTTTTTATGTCTCCTATAAGTTTTGAATTTCAGATGGTTTTTCGAATGTTTGGTGATTTTTGTTTTAATATAATTACTATCATACCGTTAATGTATTTTGCAGCTTTTACTACAGGGAGAACTTTAGGTTTTGATTTGATAACTCTTCTTTACTTAATAATACTTGGATCCTTTTGTGCTTTGAGTGTAGGATTAATTTTCGGTGGAATGGCTTTAATATTTAAAAAAATATCTTCCTTTTTACAAATTTTAACGTTCGTTTTTCTTGCAATTTTAATGTTTGATCTGAAAAATGTATGGTATAGGTTCTTACCTATGGTTCAAGCAACATCTATGATGAGAAAAATGGCAATTGAAGGAACAAAATTTTATCAGTTCCCAATTGAAGAACATTTCATTTTGTGGATTGCGGCAGGAGCTTACTTACTATTAAGTTTGATTATTTTTAAAGTTTTTGAAAGACGCGCAATGGTTTTAGGAACACTTGGACAATATTAA
- a CDS encoding ABC transporter ATP-binding protein, protein MISNFLSSNTKRLFKYSKKYQKKVFNIFAFFLSVEILLLIQPFVLRYLIDDVMMQSNFSLLLPLIVIYLLLVIGHITLNFFGNYYIMSYGADAIKNEQLILYEKLQKAPPIFLNFKIGDILARLTSDLEYISNFLLMTKPSIIINIIQFGRVSLILFIFSWPLALLTYATIPIYFWILKHFKTKLMETSKEERKGYSKVMESLREKIENLNTIKLYKKKEFFQQKLKGEIEEWSENKKQYVWNEVSLNRGLIFISAIMTPIILGFGGYMVMKDILTLGTLIAFLGVSQGLYGPLNLISGQLATLQRADTLSQRFFEILDLPEEESDGIYSFPKNYDIKYNNVSFTYKDELVLKDINLFIDKNEKIAIVGTSGSGKSTMMNFLVRLYDPTSGEILLDNKNLKDYNLQEIREHIKLVRGNDPLFNMSVKENIMLGDEFSDQEFNKAVKKAKVDKFIDLLDKGYDTVVGERGSKLSDGQRQRVAIARALIRKPKVLILDEATSGVDSQTEEEIFEELKEYDMTLIIISHRLSTIRKADKVVVLKDGEIIGEGTHKELVESSPVYKEIIESQLVV, encoded by the coding sequence GTGATAAGTAATTTTCTTTCTTCCAATACAAAAAGGTTATTTAAATATTCGAAAAAATATCAGAAAAAGGTTTTCAATATATTTGCTTTTTTCTTATCCGTAGAGATACTTCTTCTTATCCAACCTTTTGTTTTAAGATACCTAATTGACGATGTAATGATGCAAAGTAATTTTTCGCTTTTATTACCTTTAATAGTGATATACTTGTTACTTGTAATCGGGCATATTACTCTCAATTTTTTTGGAAATTATTATATTATGAGTTACGGAGCAGATGCAATAAAGAACGAACAACTTATTTTATATGAAAAGCTTCAAAAGGCGCCTCCCATTTTTTTAAATTTTAAGATTGGAGATATATTAGCTCGTTTAACTTCTGATTTAGAATATATCTCTAACTTCTTACTAATGACAAAACCTTCTATTATTATAAATATTATTCAATTTGGTCGTGTTTCTCTAATTTTATTCATCTTTAGTTGGCCGCTCGCACTGCTAACCTATGCTACAATTCCAATATATTTTTGGATATTGAAACATTTCAAAACTAAATTAATGGAAACCTCAAAAGAAGAAAGAAAAGGTTACAGTAAAGTCATGGAAAGTTTGAGAGAAAAGATAGAAAATTTAAATACAATCAAGCTTTACAAAAAAAAAGAATTCTTTCAACAAAAGCTAAAAGGAGAAATAGAGGAATGGAGCGAAAATAAAAAACAATATGTTTGGAATGAAGTAAGTTTAAATAGAGGATTGATATTTATTTCTGCTATCATGACTCCGATTATCTTAGGTTTTGGTGGATACATGGTAATGAAAGACATACTTACGTTGGGGACCCTAATAGCTTTTTTGGGTGTTTCACAGGGGTTATATGGACCGTTAAATTTGATTAGTGGTCAATTAGCAACTTTACAACGAGCAGACACACTCTCACAAAGGTTCTTTGAAATACTTGATCTTCCAGAAGAAGAAAGTGATGGAATTTATTCTTTTCCTAAAAATTATGACATAAAATACAATAATGTTTCTTTCACATACAAAGATGAGTTAGTTTTAAAAGATATAAACCTATTCATAGACAAAAATGAAAAGATAGCTATAGTTGGAACAAGTGGTTCAGGTAAAAGTACCATGATGAATTTTCTTGTTAGATTGTACGATCCAACAAGTGGTGAGATATTGTTAGACAATAAAAACTTAAAAGACTATAACTTACAAGAAATAAGAGAACATATAAAACTGGTAAGAGGAAATGATCCATTATTCAACATGAGTGTAAAAGAAAACATAATGCTCGGTGATGAATTCAGTGATCAAGAGTTCAACAAAGCTGTCAAAAAAGCAAAGGTAGATAAATTCATAGACCTTTTAGATAAAGGATACGATACAGTAGTAGGAGAAAGAGGAAGTAAGTTATCAGATGGACAAAGACAGAGGGTAGCTATAGCAAGAGCTTTGATAAGGAAACCAAAGGTATTGATATTAGATGAAGCGACATCGGGAGTAGACTCACAAACAGAAGAAGAGATATTTGAAGAATTAAAAGAATACGATATGACGTTAATAATAATATCTCACAGGTTATCAACAATAAGAAAGGCAGATAAGGTAGTAGTATTAAAAGATGGAGAGATAATAGGAGAAGGAACCCACAAAGAATTAGTAGAAAGTTCTCCTGTTTACAAAGAAATCATTGAAAGTCAGTTGGTGGTGTAA
- a CDS encoding ABC transporter ATP-binding protein, translated as MNSTIVSKNVKRLFKYSKKYKRQIFNIYLLTFFSYLLLVANPFILRFLIDNVITAERFSLIPSVMAIFLTIIIGQFLIGLATDYYSNMYQISVTKKEQIILYNKIQKIPFLYSDKTLLGDFLTRIVSDVSEVANFLILTKPSIYLNLLQLALILTVLFLFSWHLTIVVLATIPFYYLILNKFSKNFQQSSSEERKEYSNVMENLREKIESINTVKILTKESFFQQKVSERTENWKNSMKKYVRDFLKLDQGIYLIISITTPLILGVGGYLMMSNILTIGTLLAFYQFSTWLFVPLKNINEQLAQLQRADTLSQRFFEILDLPEEESDGIYSFPKDYDIKYNNVSFTYKDELVLKDINLYIDKNEKIAIVGTSGSGKSTMMNLLVRLYEPTSGEILLDDKNLKDYNLQEIREHIKLVRGNDPLFNMSVKENIMLGDEFSDQEFNKAVKKAKVDKFIDLLDKGYDTVVGERGSKLSDGQRQRVAIARALIRKPKVLILDEATSGVDSQTEEEIFEELKEYDMTLIIISHRLSTIRKADKVVVLKDGEIIGEGTHNELIESSPVYKEIIESQLVV; from the coding sequence ATGAACTCAACAATAGTTTCTAAAAATGTTAAAAGGTTATTTAAATATTCGAAAAAATATAAAAGACAAATATTCAATATTTATCTCTTAACTTTTTTCAGTTATCTACTTCTTGTTGCAAATCCTTTCATTCTAAGATTCTTAATCGATAATGTAATAACTGCTGAAAGGTTTTCTTTAATTCCTTCAGTGATGGCAATATTCTTAACAATAATAATTGGGCAATTTTTGATTGGACTTGCAACAGATTATTACTCAAATATGTATCAAATAAGCGTAACAAAAAAAGAACAGATTATTCTATATAACAAAATTCAGAAAATTCCTTTTTTATATTCTGATAAAACTTTGTTAGGCGATTTTTTAACAAGAATAGTATCTGATGTATCTGAAGTTGCTAATTTTCTCATACTAACAAAACCTTCTATATACCTAAACCTTCTACAACTTGCACTTATTTTAACTGTGTTATTCCTTTTTAGTTGGCATCTTACTATAGTGGTACTTGCAACAATACCTTTTTATTATTTGATATTGAATAAATTCAGCAAAAACTTTCAACAATCTTCATCTGAAGAAAGGAAAGAATACAGCAACGTTATGGAAAATTTGAGAGAAAAGATAGAAAGTATAAATACTGTAAAAATACTCACTAAAGAATCTTTTTTTCAGCAAAAGGTCAGTGAAAGAACTGAAAACTGGAAAAATAGCATGAAAAAATACGTACGGGATTTTCTTAAATTAGATCAGGGAATATATTTAATCATATCTATCACCACACCATTAATACTTGGAGTTGGAGGATATCTAATGATGTCTAATATTTTAACAATTGGGACTTTACTTGCCTTTTATCAATTTTCTACGTGGCTTTTTGTTCCTCTTAAAAATATCAACGAACAACTCGCCCAACTACAACGAGCAGACACACTCTCACAAAGGTTCTTTGAAATACTTGATCTTCCTGAAGAAGAAAGTGATGGAATTTATTCTTTTCCTAAAGATTATGACATAAAATACAATAATGTTTCTTTCACATACAAAGATGAATTAGTTTTAAAAGATATAAACCTATACATAGACAAAAATGAAAAGATAGCCATAGTTGGAACAAGTGGTTCAGGTAAAAGTACCATGATGAATTTGCTTGTTAGATTGTATGAACCAACAAGTGGTGAGATCTTGTTAGACGATAAAAACTTAAAAGACTATAACTTACAAGAGATAAGAGAACATATAAAACTGGTAAGAGGAAATGATCCATTATTCAACATGAGTGTAAAAGAAAACATAATGCTCGGTGATGAATTCAGTGATCAAGAGTTCAACAAAGCTGTCAAAAAAGCAAAGGTAGATAAATTTATAGACCTTTTAGATAAAGGATACGATACAGTAGTAGGAGAAAGAGGAAGTAAGTTATCAGATGGACAAAGACAGAGGGTAGCTATAGCAAGGGCATTGATAAGGAAACCAAAGGTATTGATATTAGATGAAGCGACATCGGGAGTAGACTCCCAAACAGAAGAAGAGATATTTGAAGAATTAAAAGAATACGATATGACGTTAATAATAATATCGCACAGGTTATCAACAATAAGAAAGGCAGATAAGGTAGTAGTATTAAAAGATGGAGAAATAATAGGAGAAGGAACCCACAACGAATTAATAGAAAGTTCTCCTGTTTACAAAGAAATCATTGAAAGTCAGTTGGTAGTGTGA
- a CDS encoding ABC transporter ATP-binding protein codes for MSILKVEGLIKRYPQRSSKEMLKAVDNISFEVKEGEIFALLGPNGAGKTTTIKSICGLIIYDEGNIKIKDYDLKKERAKALDQISAVLEGNRNLYYRLTPVENMQYFVGIRGKKISKEKALNILDFLGIKGKANELVHQLSRGMQQKAALAVCLACETDILLLDEPTLGLDVISNVEFRELLKKVKESGKSVVLSTHDMALVEEVADRVAIINNGKIVVCEEKRKLMDIFNARGYTIKVLSMDTLEKKLEEKGISDVQRDGNLYEFIVNFKTSDELYNIIDFLKENEAEIVSLEKQMVNFEKIFISYTKNENQNTNLSF; via the coding sequence ATGAGTATATTAAAAGTTGAAGGGCTAATAAAAAGATACCCACAAAGAAGTTCTAAAGAAATGCTAAAAGCAGTTGACAATATTTCCTTTGAAGTTAAAGAAGGAGAAATTTTTGCACTTCTGGGGCCAAACGGTGCAGGAAAAACAACTACAATAAAAAGTATATGTGGGCTTATTATTTATGATGAAGGAAATATAAAAATAAAAGATTATGATTTGAAAAAAGAAAGAGCTAAAGCGTTGGATCAAATAAGTGCAGTTTTAGAAGGAAATAGGAATTTGTATTATAGACTGACGCCAGTTGAAAATATGCAGTATTTTGTGGGAATTAGAGGGAAAAAGATATCAAAAGAAAAAGCTTTGAACATTTTAGATTTCTTGGGTATCAAGGGAAAAGCAAATGAATTAGTACATCAACTTTCAAGAGGCATGCAACAAAAAGCTGCTCTGGCTGTGTGTCTTGCCTGTGAAACCGACATTTTACTCTTAGATGAACCTACTCTTGGGTTAGATGTGATTTCAAATGTAGAATTTAGAGAGTTGTTAAAAAAAGTGAAAGAAAGTGGAAAAAGTGTTGTGCTTTCCACACATGATATGGCATTAGTTGAAGAAGTGGCTGATAGAGTTGCGATTATAAACAATGGAAAGATAGTTGTTTGTGAAGAAAAGAGGAAACTTATGGATATATTCAACGCACGTGGATACACAATAAAAGTGTTATCTATGGATACACTTGAAAAAAAGCTTGAAGAGAAAGGGATCAGTGACGTTCAAAGAGACGGTAATCTTTATGAATTCATAGTTAATTTTAAAACTTCTGATGAATTGTATAATATTATAGATTTTCTAAAAGAAAATGAAGCAGAAATAGTAAGCTTGGAGAAACAAATGGTAAATTTTGAAAAAATTTTTATTTCATATACGAAAAACGAAAATCAAAACACAAATTTATCTTTTTAA